Proteins co-encoded in one Gammaproteobacteria bacterium genomic window:
- a CDS encoding XRE family transcriptional regulator, with the protein MSKGQEEISVYTSSGNLFADLGRPDAEEALARIKLAKQIADTIKRKTLSQTAAAAIMGLDQPKVSALVRGRLAGFSTDRLFRCLNLLGQDVEIVVRDRPNDHVAARISVVTIRPQDTQINLSPL; encoded by the coding sequence ATGAGTAAAGGACAAGAAGAAATCTCTGTTTATACCAGCAGCGGCAACCTGTTTGCTGATCTAGGGCGTCCTGATGCTGAGGAGGCATTAGCCAGAATCAAGTTGGCCAAACAAATCGCGGACACTATCAAACGAAAGACCCTTAGCCAGACTGCCGCTGCTGCCATCATGGGGCTCGATCAGCCCAAGGTATCCGCGCTGGTACGTGGGCGGCTGGCAGGTTTTTCGACGGATCGGCTCTTCCGGTGCCTGAATCTGCTAGGTCAAGACGTGGAAATTGTTGTCAGGGATAGACCCAACGACCACGTTGCAGCCCGTATAAGCGTTGTAACCATCCGCCCGCAGGATACCCAGATAAATCTCTCACCGCTTTAA